The following proteins are encoded in a genomic region of Brachypodium distachyon strain Bd21 chromosome 1, Brachypodium_distachyon_v3.0, whole genome shotgun sequence:
- the LOC100844941 gene encoding DELLA protein SLN1: MKREYQDGGGSRGGGDMGSSKDKMMVAAPAEEEDMDELLAALGYKVRASDMADVAQKLEQLEMAMGMGGVGAGAAPDDSFVAHLATDTVHSNPSDLSSWVESMLSELNAPPPPLPPAPQAPRLSSNSSTVTGGGGSGGGYFDGLPPSVDSSSSTYALRPIPSPVVTPAEPSADPAREPKRMRTGGGSTSSSSSSSSSLGGGGTMSSVVEAAPPAAPASAAANAPALPVVVVDTQEAGIRLVHALLACAEAVQQENLSAAEALVKQIPLLAASQGGAMRKVAAYFGEALARRVFRFRPQPDSSLLDAAFADLLHAHFYESCPYLKFAHFTANQAILEAFAGCRRVHVVDFGIKQGMQWPALLQALALRPGGPPSFRLTGVGPPQPDETDALQQVGWKLAQFAHTIRVDFQYRGLVAATLADLEPFMLQPEGEEDPNEEPEVIAVNSVFEMHRLLSQPGALEKVLGTVRAVRPRIVTVVEQEANHNSGSFLDRFTESLHYYSTMFDSLEGAGSGQSEISPGAAAGATDQVMSEVYLGRQICNVVACEGPERTERHETLGQWRGRLGQAGFETVHLGSNAYKQASTLLALFAGGDGYKVEEKDGCLTLGWHTRPLIATSAWRMAAP; encoded by the coding sequence ATGAAGCGCGAGTAccaagacggcggcgggagccgcggcggcggagatatGGGCTCCTCCAAGGACAAGATGATGGTggcagcgccggcggaggaggaggacatggaCGAGCTGCTGGCCGCGCTCGGATACAAGGTGAGGGCGTCCGACATGGCGGATGTGGCGCAGAAGCTGGAGCAGCTCGAGATGGCCATGGGGATGGGCGGTGTGGGGGCCGGCGCGGCCCCGGACGACAGCTTCGTCGCGCACCTTGCGACGGACACCGTGCACTCCAACCCCTCTGACCTCTCCTCCTGGGTCGAGAGCATGCTGTCCGAGCTCaacgccccgccgccgccgctcccgccggccccgcaggctCCGAGGCTCTCTTCCAACTCGTCCACCGTcacgggcggtggcggcagcggcggcgggtacTTCGACGGCCTCCCGCCCTCGGTCGACTCTTCGAGCAGCACCTACGCTCTGAGGCCGATCCCCTCTCCGGTTGTCACGCCGGCCGAACCGTCCGCGGACCCGGCGCGCGAGCCCAAGCGGATGCGCactggcggcggcagcacgtcgtcgtcttcatcatcatcgtccTCCCTTGGCGGCGGGGGCACCATGAGCTCCGTGGTGGAGGCtgctccgccggcggcgccagcgTCCGCGGCGGCCAACGCGCCCGCGCTGCCCGTCGTGGTGGTCGACACGCAGGAGGCCGGGATCCGGCTGGTCCACGCGCTGCTGGCGTGCGCGGAGGCCGTGCAGCAGGAGAACCTGTCGGCCGCCGAGGCGCTGGTGAAGCAGATACCCTTGCTTGCCGCGTCCCAGGGCGGCGCCATGCGCAAGGTCGCCGCCTACTTCGGCGAGGCCCTCGCCCGCCGCGTCTTCCGCTTCCGCCCGCAGCCAGACAGCTccctcctcgacgccgccttcGCTGACCTCCTCCACGCGCACTTCTACGAGTCATGCCCCTACCTCAAGTTCGCCCACTTCACCGCCAACCAAGCCATCCTCGAGGCGTtcgccggctgccgccgcgtCCACGTCGTCGACTTCGGCATCAAGCAGGGGATGCAGTGGCCCGCCCTTCTCCAGGCCCTCGCCCTCCGTCCTGGCGGCCCTCCGTCGTTCCGCCTCACCGGCGTTGGACCCCCTCAGCCGGACGAGACCGACGCCTTGCAGCAGGTGGGTTGGAAGCTTGCCCAGTTCGCTCACACGATCCGCGTCGACTTCCAGTACCgcggcctcgtcgccgccacgcTCGCCGACCTGGAGCCGTTCATGCTGCAGccggagggagaggaggaccCGAACGAAGAACCCGAGGTAATCGCCGTCAACTCAGTCTTCGAGATGCACCGGCTGCTCTCGCAGCCTGGCGCGCTCGAGAAGGTCCTGGGCACCGTGCGCGCCGTGCGGCCGAGGATCGTGACCGTGGTGGAGCAGGAGGCTAACCACAACTCTGGCTCATTCCTGGACCGATTCACCGAGTCTCTGCACTACTACTCTACCATGTTCGATTCTCTCGAGGGAGCTGGTTCCGGCCAATCCGAAATCTCACCGGgggccgctgctggtgccacGGACCAGGTCATGTCTGAGGTGTACCTCGGCCGGCAGATCTGCAACGTCGTGGCGTGCGAGGGCCCGGAGCGCACGGAGCGCCATGAGACGCTGGGGCAGTGGCGCGGTCGCCTTGGCCAGGCCGGGTTCGAGACAGTGCATCTGGGCTCCAATGCCTACAAGCAGGCGAGCACGCTTCTGGCCCTCTTCGCCGGCGGTGACGGGTACAAGGTGGAGGAGAAAGACGGCTGCCTGACACTTGGGTGGCACACTCGCCCGCTCATCGCCACTTCGGCCTGGCGCATGGCTGCGCCGTGA